The genomic stretch TTTGTTTTTAATCATTAAACAGATTTTTGCACCGGAAGCCACAGTAGATTCCCACGAAATGGAAACAACGATAGAAATTCTTACCGGATTTTCCCTTGGTGCAGAATCTATTGCCCTTTTTGCAAGAGTAGGCGGCGGTATCTATACAAAAGCAGCAGATGTTGGAGCTGATCTTGTTGGAAAAGTAGAGGCAGGTATTCCCGAAGATGATCCAAGAAATCCGGCAACTATTGCAGATAATGTGGGAGATAATGTGGGAGATGTGGCAGGAATGGGGGCCGACCTGTTTGGGTCTTATGTTGCTACGGTATTGGCAACAATGGTGCTAGGAAGAGAAACAATGTCTGATGATTCATTCGGTGGTTTTGCACCGATTCTTTTACCTATGCTGATTGCAGGAACAGGAATTATCTTTTCAATGATAGGAACTTTATTTGTGAAAATTAATGATAATGAAGGCTCATCCACTTCCAGTGTGCAGAATGCACTGAATTTAGGAAACTGGGGGAGTATTGTTATTACAGCCATATCGTCCTACTTTCTGGTGACTTATCTCCTTCCTGAAAAAATGATGCTAAGAGGGCATGAGTTTACTAAAATGGGAGTATTCGGGGCCATAATGGTGGGATTGGTTGTAGGAACCCTGATGAGTATTATCACTGAATATTATACTGCGATGGGGAAAAGACCTGTTTCCAGTATTGTGAGACAGTCTTCAACCGGGCATGCCACTAATATTATTGGAGGGCTTTCTGTTGGAATGGAATCTACATTACTTCCGATTATTGTACTGGCAGGAGGTATCTACGGATCTTATTTATGCGCAGGATTATACGGAGTGGCTATAGCTGCTGCCGGAATGATGGCTACTACAGCGATGCAGCTGGCTATTGATGCTTTTGGACCCATTGCTGATAATGCCGGAGGTATTGCTGAAATGAGTGAGCTTCCTAAAGAAGTCCGTGAAAGAACAGATATCCTTGATGCCGTTGGAAATACAACCGCTGCTACAGGAAAGGGATTTGCAATTGCTTCTGCAGCATTAACGGCATTGGCGTTGTTTGCTGCTTTTGTAGGGATTGCAGGGATTGATGGTATTGATATCTATAGAGCGGATGTTTTGGCAGGTCTCTTTGTAGGGGGAATGATTCCTTTTATATTCTCTTCATTAGCCATTACCGCAGTTGGACAGGCGGCTATGGCCATGGTGGAAGAAGTAAGAAGACAGTTCCGCGAGATTCCTGGCATATTAGAAGGAAAAGCCCAGCCTGAATATGAAAAATGTGTGGCGATTTCTACTGATGCATCCATCCGAAAAATGATGTTACCTGGAGCGATTGCTATTATTTCACCTTTACTGATTGGGTTTATCTTTGGTCCTGAAGTACTGGGAGGCTTCCTTGCAGGAGCTACTGTAAGTGGGGTATTGATGGGAATGTTCCAGAATAATGCAGGAGGTGCCTGGGATAATGCCAAAAAATCATTTGAAAAAGGTGTTGACATCAATGGGCAGACTTACTACAAAGGTTCAGAACCACATAAAGCTTCCGTAACAGGAGATACGGTTGGAGATCCTTTTAAAGATACTTCAGGGCCGTCAATGAATATTCTGATTAAGCTGATGTCGATCGTTTCCTTGGTAATCGCGCCTACTTTAGCGGTTTTACATAAAGATAAAATTGAAGCCAACAGGAAAGCAAAAATAGAAAGCCTGACGGGAGTTTCAGGAGCTGCGGCAACGTCGTCGGATCTTAAAGTTCCTGTTGTTCCAGGTGAAGTGAAAGGCCATCTTAATGAAAACGGAGATTTTGTGTATGAAACCGGAAATCTGCAAAAAGTAAAATTAAAAGGAGGAAAGACAATAGAATTAGGTGAAACAAGTCAATTGTACCAGCTATATAATTCTGTGAATCAAAAAGACAAGTCAATTTTGGACCCTAATAAATGGTATACCATTGAAAACCTTTATTTTGAAACAGGATCAAGTGATTTGAAAACAGGGTATGAAATGCAGCTGAATAATATTGCAGAAATTTTAAATGCCTATCCAGATCTGAAAATAAAATTAGGTGGATATACTGATAACAGTGGCAATGAGGAAAGTAATCAGAAGCTATCCAATCTGAGAGCTCAGACTACCAAACTTAAGTTATTGGAATTGGGAATATCAGCTGACAGGATAGAAGCAGAGGGATATGGTTCTCAGCATCCGGTTTGTGAAGCCAACGATACTGATGAGTGTAAAGCCAAAAACAGAAGAATTGATGTAAGAGTTCTGGCTCTTTAATCAATATTAATAAATCATACAAAAGCACTGCGTTGGCGGTGCTTTTTTGTTGGTTTTGGTGGAGTAAAAATGATGATAAATAATGGTCATCATTACAGATTTTTTCTCAGATGCTCCAATGCCTGAATAATCACTTCATCCTTCTTAGCAAAGCTGAAACGGATATAATCTGAATCCTGCCTGGAATTATAAAAAGCTGAAAGGGGGAGACAGGCTACCTTCTTCTCAATGGTCAGCCATTTTGAAAACTCTACATCTGTCATTGTTCCGGAAACTTTTCTGAAGTTGACAACCTGGAAAACACTGCCTTCAGTCTTTTGCTCAATATGTAATGGTGTTTCACCCAATAATTCATTGAAAATATCCCGTTTTTTCTGCATGATTGTTTTATTTTTCAATGGGTCAAATATTTCCAGATACTTTGCCAGAGCATATTGGGCAGGTGCATTGGCACTATAGGAAATATATTGCTGATAATTTCTGAATAAAGTGGTCAATTCTTCTGAAGCCAACATGTAGCTTACTTTCCATCCTGAAGTATGAAACATTTTTCCAAATGAAAAGATGCAGAATGTTCTTTTCCTAAGTTCAGGATGAATAAATGAACTGTAATGCTCTGCTTCATCATAACAATAAGTGTCATAAATCTCTTCAGAAATTAAATAAATTTCCCGGTTGCTTATCACTTCATACAATTGTTTCCAGTCATTCTGTTTCCAAATTTTTCCGGTGGGATTTTGGGGGGAATTAATAATAATAGCTTTGGTTTTTTTAGAAATACAGGATTTCAACCGGTCCCAATTGATTGTAAAGTCGTCATTCAGATCATAATAAACAGGAATTCCTCCATTCATCACCACGGAAGGTGCATAGGTGTAATAAGAAGGCTGAATTATTATAATCTCATCTCCTTGATTTAAAATACATTTTAATGCGGTATGTAAAGCAAAGGTTGCACAAGGAACAATCGTTATTTCATTAACTTTTAAAGATAAACTGTTTTTCCTTTTGCTGTTAAAATGAATAATATTTTCAATTAATAAAGGATTTCCGGCAAGAGGTTCATAATGATAGGTATCAAGATTTGCGGCCTCTTTTAAAAAAAATTTCAGACGTTCATCAATATCAAAATCCGGCAACCCTAACGAAAGGTCATAACTTCCATGTCTTGTGGCCAGTTCAGATATTTCGGTAAAAAAGGAATAATGAGTAAACCTGCTAATTTCTTTCATCTATTTTGTATTTTAATCAAAAATAATAAAAAATTGATATCATATATAATGTATGTTTTTAAATTTGTTAATTTTAGAGAGTGTTTTTATATTTCTTATACTTGATTATGCTGAACCATAGCTTATAAACGTATCTGAAGACCAATGATTACTTTAGATGAACTTTTTTCTTTATTTCAGATTCAATAAAAATTATTATTTTTAAGAAATTTATTCTACATGAAAAAACTACTTGTACCGCTATTGGCTCTTACTCTGATGACGAGTTGCGGAACAGCACAGGTTGCTGATAGCCCATCTACAAATCGTGTTTCCGGAAAACCGGATAAGGCGTTTACCAATGCTTACAAAATGATTAAGGCAGACGATTTAAAGAAAAACCTGTATGTTATTGCGTCAGATGAGATGGAAGGTAGAGATACGGGAAGTAAGGGACAGAAAAAAGCGGGAGAGTATATTGTTAATTATTATAAAAATCTAGGAATTTCTTACCCAAAAGCTCTAGGTTCTTATTATCAGAAAGTCCCTTCGGATTTTATGAAAAAAAGAGGTGGTGGTAACCTTCCGGATTCTGAAAATATCCTGGCTTTCATCGAGGGAAGTGAAAAACCTGAAGAAATTGTAGTGGTTTCTGCTCATTATGACCATGTAGGAACAAAAAATGGAGTCGTTTATAACGGGGCTGACGACGACGGAAGCGGAACCGTAGCTGTGATGGAAATGGCTAAAGCTTTCCAGGAAGCTAAAAAAGCAGGTAAAGGCCCTAAAAGATCAGTTCTGTTTCTTCATGTAACAGGAGAAGAACATGGCTTATTTGGTTCAGAATATTATACAGATAACCCTGTTTTTCCATTAGCAAATACCGTCGTTGACCTTAATATTGATATGATTGGACGTGATGATCCCGAAAACAGAGGAAAACAATATGTTTATGTAATAGGTTCTGATATGTTAAGTTCTCAGCTTAAGGTAATTAATGAGGAAGCCAACAGGAAAACCAATAATTTGGAATTGAACTACAAATATGATGATCTTAACGATCCTCAACAGTTATACTACCGTTCAGACCACTATAACTTTGCGAAGAACAATGTTCCGGTAGCATTCTTCTTTGACGGAATTCATGAAGATTATCATAAACCTACGGATGATCCTGAAAAGATTGATTATAAATTATTGGAGAAAAGAACTCAGTTAGTTTTTACTACTGCTTGGGATGTTGCCAACAGAGCTGAACGAATTGTGGTAGATAAGAAATAATAATATTAGCAGAACCCATTTGCACTAATTATACTTAAAAATAAGAAAAGTATACACTTTATTTTGCCACGAATGCACAACTAAAAAGAATTCGTGCATTCGTGGCCATTAAAGTATTCGATTTTAAATCTGTTAAGTCCTTGTGGATTATGTTTACTCATTAAATAATTTTCAATTCCTTTACCTTGGATTTGAAATAAATTAATAAGATGATTTACGCATTTGATACTTACTATTATGAAGACTATGCCAATACTGTTTGTATTGCATTTGAAGACTGGAAATCCGATCGGGAAGTAGAAGTTTTTACAGAACAGACATCTATCACATCAGAATATGAAAGTGGTGCCTTCTATAAAAGAGAGCTGCCATGTATTCTGAGTCTATTGAATAAAATAGTTGTAAAGGAAGGAGATATTATCATTGTTGATGGATATGTTACTCTTGATGATGAGGGAAAGATAGGTTTGGGCGGGCATCTTTATGAAGCTCTGCAGGAAAAACATCCGGTAATAGGAATTGCCAAAAATGGATTTACAACACCAGATTCCCAGAGAAGAAATGTTTTGCGTGGTGATAGTAAAACCCCACTTTTCGTTACCGCAAAAGGAATCAATGTAGATCAGGTGAAGGAAGATGTAGAACGTATGCATGGTCCTTACAGGATTCCTACCTTATTGAAAAAGCTGGATCAGCTAAGCAGAGAATAAAAATATTCCTCTAACGTATGGGGAAACATTTTTTTATTTATAAATATACTGATCGGTATATTTCATTATATTTGTATATCAAACTACTTAAAAAGTAAATCTTTAATCTGTAATATACCGATTGGTATATTATAATATAAATAAAACTATGAAAGAAGTATTTATCATTGCAGCAAAAAGAACTCCGATTGGAGGCTTTATGGGAAGTTTATCTGGTTTTAAAGCGCCTCAACTGGGTGCTATGGCTATACAGAATACTTATGAAAGTGCAGGGGTTTCTCCGGAACATATAGACAGTGTATATATGGGGAATGTGCTGAGTGCAGGTGTGGGACAGTCTCCAGCGAGGCAAGCTGCCATTTTTTCAAAAATTCCGGTAGATAAAGATGCAACTACTGTCAATAAAGTATGCGCTTCCGGAATGAAATCGGCAATAATCGGAGCACAGCAAATTCAGCTTGGATTGGAGAATCTTGTCATAACAGGCGGAATGGAAAGTATGAGCAATGTACCACATTATAATGATCTTCGAAATGGGAAAAAATTAGGAGATTCAACACTTACAGATGGCCTGATTAAAGATGGTCTGTGGGATGTGTATCATAATTTTCACATGGGAAGCGCTGCCGAATTAGGGGTGAAAAAATACGGTTTAACAAGGCAACAGCTGGATGATTATGCATTAACATCTTATAAAAGAGCTCAGGAAGCAGCAGCTGGGAAGAAGTTCAATGCAGAACTATTTAGCCTTACAATTGAAGGAAAGAAAGGAATCACAATTATTGACAGAGATGAGGACATTGATAAACTTATTCCTGAGAAAATATCTCTCCTGAAACCTGCCTTTGAAAATGACGGGATGCTCACCGCTGCTAATTCAAGTAATCTGAATGATGGAGCAGCAGCAATATTGCTTGGTTCCTCTCAGGCTGTACAAGAATATAATCTTAAGCCATTGGCTAAAATTGTAGCGTATGCGGATGCCGCTCAATCTCCGGAATGGTTTACCACTTCTCCATCTGTTGCCATTCAAAAAGTTTTGAAAAGCACTCGACTTAGCCTGTCTGATATTGATTATTTTGAAATTAATGAAGCTTATTCTTCTGTAATTTTATCCAATCAGCAGATTCTGGGATATGATTTGGATAAGGTCAATGTGTATGGAGGGGCTGTGGCATTGGGACATCCGATCGGAGCTTCAGGAGCGAGAATTATGGCAACTCTGGTGAATGTCTTGTACCAGGAAGGGGGGCGCTATGGTATTGCTGCAATATGTAACGGAGGTGGAGGAGCCTCGGCAATTCTTATTGAAAACCTGAATTAGAGCTTTCTAAAGTTGATGGCATTATATTTTGAAAATCTTAAGATAGTTACCAATCTTGATGGATTATGAGGAATTAAAAATCTGAAGTATCTTCATATTGGGAGATATTACACGGGATTACAGCCTATGAAGATCTCTGTTAGTAATTATATAATTAATTTGAATAGTATCGTTTATTTATTAATGGTTATCAGGTAAATATCTTTAAACTGATAAATATCATTACATTCTTATTTTTATTGATTCTAAATAAATATAAATTTGTCTCCATAAAAATGAAGAATTCTATGAAAAAGATAATTACTCTTTCTGCTGTTATTTTATCGGGGCTTATAGATGCCCAATACTGCACTCCGACTTTTCAGTATGGTGCAGGAAGTAATATGATCAGTAACGTTA from Chryseobacterium indologenes encodes the following:
- a CDS encoding endonuclease V, which produces MIYAFDTYYYEDYANTVCIAFEDWKSDREVEVFTEQTSITSEYESGAFYKRELPCILSLLNKIVVKEGDIIIVDGYVTLDDEGKIGLGGHLYEALQEKHPVIGIAKNGFTTPDSQRRNVLRGDSKTPLFVTAKGINVDQVKEDVERMHGPYRIPTLLKKLDQLSRE
- a CDS encoding acetyl-CoA C-acyltransferase, whose translation is MKEVFIIAAKRTPIGGFMGSLSGFKAPQLGAMAIQNTYESAGVSPEHIDSVYMGNVLSAGVGQSPARQAAIFSKIPVDKDATTVNKVCASGMKSAIIGAQQIQLGLENLVITGGMESMSNVPHYNDLRNGKKLGDSTLTDGLIKDGLWDVYHNFHMGSAAELGVKKYGLTRQQLDDYALTSYKRAQEAAAGKKFNAELFSLTIEGKKGITIIDRDEDIDKLIPEKISLLKPAFENDGMLTAANSSNLNDGAAAILLGSSQAVQEYNLKPLAKIVAYADAAQSPEWFTTSPSVAIQKVLKSTRLSLSDIDYFEINEAYSSVILSNQQILGYDLDKVNVYGGAVALGHPIGASGARIMATLVNVLYQEGGRYGIAAICNGGGGASAILIENLN
- a CDS encoding M28 family metallopeptidase — protein: MKKLLVPLLALTLMTSCGTAQVADSPSTNRVSGKPDKAFTNAYKMIKADDLKKNLYVIASDEMEGRDTGSKGQKKAGEYIVNYYKNLGISYPKALGSYYQKVPSDFMKKRGGGNLPDSENILAFIEGSEKPEEIVVVSAHYDHVGTKNGVVYNGADDDGSGTVAVMEMAKAFQEAKKAGKGPKRSVLFLHVTGEEHGLFGSEYYTDNPVFPLANTVVDLNIDMIGRDDPENRGKQYVYVIGSDMLSSQLKVINEEANRKTNNLELNYKYDDLNDPQQLYYRSDHYNFAKNNVPVAFFFDGIHEDYHKPTDDPEKIDYKLLEKRTQLVFTTAWDVANRAERIVVDKK
- a CDS encoding aminotransferase class I/II-fold pyridoxal phosphate-dependent enzyme, whose protein sequence is MKEISRFTHYSFFTEISELATRHGSYDLSLGLPDFDIDERLKFFLKEAANLDTYHYEPLAGNPLLIENIIHFNSKRKNSLSLKVNEITIVPCATFALHTALKCILNQGDEIIIIQPSYYTYAPSVVMNGGIPVYYDLNDDFTINWDRLKSCISKKTKAIIINSPQNPTGKIWKQNDWKQLYEVISNREIYLISEEIYDTYCYDEAEHYSSFIHPELRKRTFCIFSFGKMFHTSGWKVSYMLASEELTTLFRNYQQYISYSANAPAQYALAKYLEIFDPLKNKTIMQKKRDIFNELLGETPLHIEQKTEGSVFQVVNFRKVSGTMTDVEFSKWLTIEKKVACLPLSAFYNSRQDSDYIRFSFAKKDEVIIQALEHLRKNL
- a CDS encoding sodium-translocating pyrophosphatase, whose protein sequence is MDLFVLVPIFGVIALLYTFLQSNWVNKQNAGNEKMKTISGHIADGAMAFLKAEYKILTYFVVVVAILLAVMGSSNANSHWSIGLAFVVGAIFSATAGFIGMKIATKANVRTAEAARTSLSKALKVSFTGGSVMGMGVAGLAVLGLGALFLIIKQIFAPEATVDSHEMETTIEILTGFSLGAESIALFARVGGGIYTKAADVGADLVGKVEAGIPEDDPRNPATIADNVGDNVGDVAGMGADLFGSYVATVLATMVLGRETMSDDSFGGFAPILLPMLIAGTGIIFSMIGTLFVKINDNEGSSTSSVQNALNLGNWGSIVITAISSYFLVTYLLPEKMMLRGHEFTKMGVFGAIMVGLVVGTLMSIITEYYTAMGKRPVSSIVRQSSTGHATNIIGGLSVGMESTLLPIIVLAGGIYGSYLCAGLYGVAIAAAGMMATTAMQLAIDAFGPIADNAGGIAEMSELPKEVRERTDILDAVGNTTAATGKGFAIASAALTALALFAAFVGIAGIDGIDIYRADVLAGLFVGGMIPFIFSSLAITAVGQAAMAMVEEVRRQFREIPGILEGKAQPEYEKCVAISTDASIRKMMLPGAIAIISPLLIGFIFGPEVLGGFLAGATVSGVLMGMFQNNAGGAWDNAKKSFEKGVDINGQTYYKGSEPHKASVTGDTVGDPFKDTSGPSMNILIKLMSIVSLVIAPTLAVLHKDKIEANRKAKIESLTGVSGAAATSSDLKVPVVPGEVKGHLNENGDFVYETGNLQKVKLKGGKTIELGETSQLYQLYNSVNQKDKSILDPNKWYTIENLYFETGSSDLKTGYEMQLNNIAEILNAYPDLKIKLGGYTDNSGNEESNQKLSNLRAQTTKLKLLELGISADRIEAEGYGSQHPVCEANDTDECKAKNRRIDVRVLAL